In Hyphomicrobiales bacterium, a single window of DNA contains:
- a CDS encoding AzlC family protein — protein MSHQALPLPISQPQEFRSGFRDIIPLSFGVAIYGAAFGLLAAQQGMDAPTTGIMGGLVFAGASQIVAMERLGAGVGLTIAVIAGLALNLRVLLMTASLRSEFAGRPLWQILLGVHLTTDENWVLMHATRTAGRPAGYWFLLGGGVNLFVVWVASTAAGAAFASALPDLASLGMDFAFTAAFILLLTGLWRGRQDLSPWIISAVTAGGIALTLPVDPSWGLIAGAIAGASFAAVRHHG, from the coding sequence ATGTCTCATCAAGCGCTCCCGTTGCCAATCTCCCAGCCGCAGGAGTTTCGAAGCGGCTTCCGCGACATCATTCCGCTCTCCTTCGGGGTTGCGATCTATGGCGCGGCCTTTGGGCTTCTCGCGGCGCAGCAAGGCATGGACGCGCCGACGACCGGCATCATGGGAGGCCTCGTGTTTGCCGGCGCGTCCCAGATCGTCGCGATGGAACGCCTGGGCGCAGGCGTCGGGCTGACCATCGCCGTGATCGCAGGCCTGGCGCTCAATCTGCGCGTGCTGCTGATGACCGCATCGCTGCGCAGCGAATTCGCCGGCCGGCCGCTCTGGCAGATCCTGCTCGGGGTTCACCTGACGACGGATGAGAATTGGGTATTGATGCACGCGACCCGCACCGCCGGACGGCCTGCCGGCTACTGGTTTCTGCTTGGCGGCGGGGTCAACCTGTTCGTGGTCTGGGTCGCCTCGACGGCAGCGGGCGCCGCCTTCGCCAGCGCCCTTCCCGATCTGGCCTCGCTCGGCATGGACTTCGCCTTCACGGCCGCCTTCATCCTGCTTCTGACCGGGCTGTGGCGCGGACGGCAGGACCTGTCGCCCTGGATCATCTCGGCCGTCACGGCAGGCGGCATCGCCCTGACCCTGCCGGTCGATCCGTCCTGGGGGCTGATTGCAGGCGCGATCGCGGGCGCGAGCTTTGCGGCGGTACGACATCATGGATGA
- a CDS encoding AzlD domain-containing protein: MDDHTLLIAGLAAGTYAIRLGGYLLGSALPSEGPTASALSALPGSLIAALLTVIVVQAGPAEWGAAAISLAVALWTRSLPITMLVGVAAVWLLRTLA, encoded by the coding sequence ATGGATGACCACACGCTTCTCATTGCCGGACTCGCGGCCGGCACGTACGCGATCCGCCTCGGGGGCTATCTGCTCGGCTCCGCCCTTCCGTCCGAGGGGCCGACAGCAAGCGCGTTGTCCGCCTTGCCCGGCAGCCTCATCGCGGCCCTTCTCACCGTCATCGTCGTTCAGGCCGGACCGGCCGAATGGGGCGCGGCGGCGATCTCGCTGGCGGTTGCCCTGTGGACCCGCAGTCTTCCAATCACAATGCTTGTCGGCGTCGCCGCCGTTTGGCTGCTACGCACTCTCGCTTAG
- a CDS encoding TetR/AcrR family transcriptional regulator encodes MTAPNSTVNVRKQPRQARSQATVAAILEAAARILETDGLPAFTTNAVAERAGVSIGSLYQYFPAREALLATLIRNKREGLLAALEEATHQPQSDDLSALVAALVRAGIAHWRRYPGLTRSLSYAEALLPMNTETLELKRRILTVIADALARHGMNNPAEAARDLAALTYGMTDATGAFGPSDPETLEARIVRAAIGYLGDDRDIGAA; translated from the coding sequence ATGACCGCACCCAATTCCACCGTCAACGTCCGAAAACAGCCGCGGCAGGCGCGCTCGCAGGCGACCGTCGCGGCAATCCTTGAGGCTGCTGCTCGCATTCTGGAAACCGACGGCCTGCCCGCTTTCACCACCAATGCGGTCGCGGAGCGGGCCGGAGTGAGCATAGGCAGCCTCTACCAGTACTTCCCGGCGCGCGAAGCGCTGCTGGCAACATTGATCCGCAACAAGCGCGAAGGCCTGCTCGCCGCGCTTGAAGAAGCGACACACCAACCTCAGAGCGACGACCTGTCAGCTTTGGTTGCAGCACTGGTGCGGGCTGGGATCGCCCATTGGCGGAGATATCCGGGCCTGACCCGCAGCCTCAGCTACGCCGAGGCGCTGTTGCCGATGAACACCGAGACATTGGAGTTGAAGCGGCGGATCCTGACGGTCATCGCGGATGCGCTCGCCCGCCACGGGATGAACAATCCGGCGGAAGCCGCGCGCGATCTGGCGGCGCTCACCTATGGCATGACGGACGCGACCGGCGCGTTCGGCCCGAGCGATCCGGAAACGCTGGAGGCGCGGATCGTTCGCGCAGCTATCGGTTATCTCGGCGACGACAGGGATATCGGAGCGGCCTGA
- a CDS encoding DNA-binding protein yields the protein MTPNAIIAAAIRRERELAQMSLSALAAKANLAKSTLSQLESGKGNPNVETLWAIAVALDIPFSSLFEGASSRSQLVRAGEGVGLASGQSEFSTVLLDKCPPDRRRDIYRIRLLPGAVRRADPHPQGTLEHALVCHGKVSVGPLDELVDLGPGDYFRYPGDVAHSYEAVGEEALLVLIMDSLR from the coding sequence ATGACGCCAAATGCCATTATTGCAGCGGCCATCCGGCGCGAGCGGGAGCTTGCGCAGATGAGCCTTTCCGCGCTTGCCGCCAAAGCCAATCTGGCCAAATCGACGCTTTCTCAGCTCGAATCGGGAAAGGGCAATCCAAATGTCGAGACGCTCTGGGCGATTGCGGTGGCGCTCGACATTCCCTTCAGCTCTCTGTTTGAGGGCGCGTCGTCGCGCAGCCAGCTTGTCCGGGCCGGCGAGGGGGTGGGCCTGGCGTCCGGTCAGTCGGAGTTTTCCACTGTTCTGCTCGACAAATGCCCACCGGATCGGCGGCGCGATATCTATCGCATCCGTTTGCTGCCGGGCGCGGTGCGGCGCGCCGATCCGCATCCGCAGGGTACGCTCGAGCACGCGCTGGTGTGTCATGGCAAGGTAAGTGTGGGGCCGCTCGACGAGCTGGTCGATCTCGGGCCGGGGGACTATTTCCGCTATCCCGGCGACGTCGCGCATTCCTACGAGGCTGTCGGCGAGGAGGCCCTTCTCGTGCTGATCATGGACAGCCTTCGGTAG
- a CDS encoding SAM-dependent methyltransferase — protein sequence MKNLMTDTLLFFRAWLGAPLRVASLIPSSESLAGLITTGIGPDSGPLLELGPGTGVFTRALLQRGVAEADLTLIEAGPDFAALMSDRFPAARVHNMDAGQLHRLNETGPRLHGAAISGLPLLSMPKGQVLGILAGCFALLRDGAALNQFTYGPRCPIAPSVLARLGLRTQRVGHTYRNFPPATVWRITRRKDHAA from the coding sequence ATGAAGAACCTGATGACAGACACGCTTCTTTTCTTTCGGGCCTGGCTCGGCGCACCGCTGCGCGTCGCCTCGCTCATCCCCTCGAGCGAAAGCTTGGCCGGCCTCATCACCACGGGGATCGGGCCGGACAGCGGTCCGCTTCTGGAACTCGGTCCCGGCACCGGGGTGTTCACCCGTGCGCTCCTGCAGCGAGGTGTCGCCGAGGCCGATCTGACCCTGATCGAGGCGGGGCCGGACTTCGCCGCGCTGATGAGCGACCGCTTTCCCGCCGCGCGGGTGCACAACATGGATGCCGGACAGCTGCACCGGCTGAATGAGACCGGGCCGCGGCTGCATGGCGCGGCGATCAGCGGTCTGCCGCTGCTTTCGATGCCGAAGGGCCAGGTTCTCGGGATCCTCGCCGGCTGTTTCGCGCTGCTGCGCGACGGCGCGGCGCTCAACCAGTTCACCTACGGCCCGCGCTGCCCGATCGCGCCGTCCGTACTCGCTCGGCTCGGCCTTCGGACGCAGCGGGTCGGTCACACCTATCGCAACTTCCCGCCGGCGACCGTCTGGCGGATCACCCGGAGGAAAGACCATGCGGCTTGA
- the acnA gene encoding aconitate hydratase AcnA, with protein sequence MTKPSLDSFKSRKTLKVGKKEYEYYDLKEAEKNGLDGISRLPFSLKVLLENLLRNEDGRTVTAEDIKAMAEWLKDRRSDREIAFRPARVLMQDFTGVPAVVDLAAMRDATVKLGGDPEKINPLVPVDLVIDHSVMVDKFGTETAFKANVDLEYERNAERYEFLRWGQEAFDNFRVVPPGTGICHQVNLEYLAQTVWTRKDKRKTKNGKETVEVAYPDTLVGTDSHTTMVNGLAVLGWGVGGIEAEAAMLGQPISMLIPEVIGFRLTGKLTEGVTATDLVLTIVEMLRKKGVVGKFVEFFGPGLSNMSLEDRATIANMAPEYGATCGFFPVDAEAIDYLNDTGRKDSRVELVEAYAKKQGLYRTTKSEDPVFTDTLELDLDSVVPSIAGPKRPQDRIALSEAPESFALAMEKEWSKLEELDKRAPVEGADHDLGNGDVVIAAITSCTNTSNPSVLIGAGLVARNALKKGLSVKPWVKTSLAPGSQVVTDYLEKAGLQEDLNALGFNLVGYGCTTCIGNSGPLPGPISAAINQNDLVACSVLSGNRNFEGRVNQDVRANYLASPPLVVAYALAGSMKINLTKDPVGYTKDGEPVYLKDIWPTTKEIADLVRKSISKKMFKERYGNVFEGDKNWQKIKVEGSLTYDWPLSSTYVRNPPYFEEMSMEPSPVTDIENARVLGLFLDSITTDHISPAGAIKADSPAGSYLSEHQVSQKDYNSYGSRRGNHEIMMRGTFANIRIKNQMVQGIEGGVTQHQPSGETMPIYTAAMKYREEGVPLVVFAGKEYGTGSSRDWAAKGTRLLGVRAVIAQSFERIHRSNLIGMGVLPLVFEEGTSWESLGITGAETVSIKGLGADLKPRQMLDAEITYADGGKKTVPLLCRIDTLDELDYFHNGGILHYVLRNLVA encoded by the coding sequence ATGACCAAACCGTCGCTCGACAGTTTCAAGTCTCGCAAGACACTCAAGGTCGGTAAGAAAGAATACGAGTATTACGACCTCAAGGAGGCCGAGAAGAACGGCCTCGACGGCATTTCCCGGCTGCCCTTCTCGCTGAAGGTCCTGCTGGAAAACCTGCTGCGCAACGAAGACGGCCGCACGGTGACCGCCGAGGATATCAAGGCGATGGCCGAATGGCTGAAGGATCGCCGCTCGGACCGAGAGATCGCCTTCCGCCCGGCGCGCGTGCTGATGCAGGACTTCACCGGTGTGCCGGCGGTCGTCGACCTTGCTGCGATGCGCGACGCGACGGTGAAGCTCGGTGGCGATCCGGAAAAGATCAATCCGCTGGTGCCGGTCGATCTCGTCATCGACCACTCGGTGATGGTCGACAAATTCGGCACCGAGACCGCCTTTAAGGCCAATGTCGATCTGGAATATGAGCGCAACGCAGAGCGTTACGAGTTCCTGCGCTGGGGCCAGGAAGCGTTCGACAACTTCCGCGTCGTGCCGCCGGGAACCGGCATCTGCCACCAGGTGAACCTGGAGTACCTCGCCCAGACCGTGTGGACCCGCAAGGACAAGCGCAAGACCAAGAACGGCAAGGAAACAGTCGAGGTCGCCTATCCGGACACGCTGGTCGGCACCGACTCGCACACCACCATGGTCAACGGCCTTGCCGTTCTCGGCTGGGGCGTCGGCGGCATCGAAGCGGAAGCGGCCATGCTCGGTCAGCCGATCTCGATGCTGATTCCGGAAGTCATCGGCTTCCGCCTGACCGGCAAGCTGACCGAAGGCGTTACCGCCACCGACCTGGTGCTGACCATCGTCGAGATGCTGCGCAAGAAGGGCGTTGTCGGCAAGTTCGTCGAGTTCTTCGGCCCGGGCCTCTCCAACATGAGCCTGGAAGACCGCGCGACGATCGCCAACATGGCGCCGGAATATGGCGCGACCTGTGGCTTCTTCCCGGTGGACGCCGAGGCGATCGACTATCTCAACGACACCGGCCGTAAGGACAGCCGCGTCGAGCTGGTCGAAGCCTATGCCAAGAAGCAGGGCCTCTACCGCACCACCAAGTCGGAAGACCCGGTCTTCACCGACACGCTGGAACTCGACCTCGACAGCGTCGTGCCGTCGATCGCCGGTCCGAAGCGTCCGCAGGACCGCATCGCGCTTTCCGAAGCGCCGGAATCCTTCGCCCTCGCCATGGAGAAGGAGTGGAGCAAGCTCGAGGAGCTCGACAAGCGGGCGCCGGTTGAGGGCGCGGACCACGATCTCGGCAATGGCGACGTGGTCATCGCGGCGATCACCTCGTGCACCAATACCTCGAACCCGAGCGTGTTGATCGGTGCCGGCCTCGTCGCCCGCAATGCGCTGAAGAAGGGCCTTTCGGTCAAGCCGTGGGTCAAGACCTCGCTGGCGCCGGGCTCGCAGGTGGTCACCGACTACCTTGAGAAGGCCGGCCTGCAGGAAGATCTCAACGCGCTCGGCTTCAACCTGGTCGGTTATGGCTGCACCACCTGTATCGGCAATTCCGGCCCCCTGCCGGGTCCGATCTCGGCGGCGATCAACCAGAACGATCTGGTCGCCTGTTCGGTGCTGTCGGGCAACCGCAACTTCGAGGGCCGCGTCAACCAGGATGTGCGGGCGAACTACCTCGCCTCGCCGCCGCTGGTGGTCGCCTATGCGCTGGCCGGTTCGATGAAGATCAACCTGACCAAGGATCCGGTCGGCTACACCAAGGACGGCGAGCCGGTCTACCTGAAGGACATCTGGCCGACGACCAAGGAAATCGCCGACCTCGTGCGCAAGTCGATCTCCAAGAAGATGTTCAAGGAGCGCTACGGCAACGTGTTCGAGGGCGACAAGAACTGGCAGAAGATCAAGGTCGAGGGTTCGCTGACCTACGATTGGCCGCTGTCGTCGACCTACGTGCGCAATCCGCCCTATTTCGAAGAGATGTCGATGGAGCCGAGCCCGGTCACCGACATCGAAAATGCGCGGGTGCTTGGCCTGTTCCTCGACTCGATCACCACCGACCACATCTCGCCGGCCGGTGCGATCAAGGCCGACAGCCCGGCGGGCTCGTATCTCAGCGAGCATCAGGTCAGCCAGAAGGATTACAACTCCTATGGCTCGCGGCGCGGCAACCACGAGATCATGATGCGTGGCACCTTCGCCAATATCCGCATCAAGAACCAGATGGTGCAGGGCATCGAGGGCGGTGTGACGCAGCATCAGCCGTCGGGCGAGACCATGCCGATCTACACCGCGGCGATGAAGTATCGCGAAGAGGGCGTGCCGCTGGTGGTCTTCGCCGGCAAGGAATACGGCACCGGTTCGTCGCGCGACTGGGCGGCCAAGGGCACGCGTCTGCTCGGCGTTCGCGCCGTCATCGCGCAGTCCTTCGAGCGCATCCACCGCTCGAACCTGATCGGCATGGGCGTTCTGCCGCTCGTCTTCGAGGAAGGCACCTCGTGGGAATCGCTCGGCATCACCGGTGCCGAGACGGTCTCCATCAAGGGGCTTGGCGCCGACCTCAAGCCGCGCCAGATGCTCGATGCGGAGATCACCTATGCGGATGGCGGCAAGAAGACCGTGCCGCTGCTGTGCCGCATCGATACGCTCGACGAGCTCGATTATTTCCACAATGGCGGCATCCTGCACTACGTGCTGCGCAACCTCGTGGCGTAA
- a CDS encoding signal recognition particle-docking protein FtsY, with protein sequence MAEEKKRGLFKRLFGGKGEETATPEEQLEERVIEQAEAPTETAPEETIPEPVEAETAEPESPAPVDEAPAEEALAEAAPDVEEPAAEPEAEPAPAEEPAEEPKAEKVSWFQRLKKGLGRSSHALTDGISSIFRKRKLDDETLEELEDILIQSDLGVETAMAITERLADGRYDKEISDEEVRKVLAEEVEAVLEPVAQPLTVDAGHAPHVILVVGVNGTGKTTTIGKLAAKFRAQGHKVMLAAGDTFRAAAIEQLKIWGDRVGAPVISRDAGSDAAGLVFDAMREAKETPTDVLLIDTAGRLQNKAELMAELEKVVRVIRKHDETAPHSVLLTLDATTGQNALNQVEIFRDKAGVTGLAMTKLDGTARGGILVAIAAKHKLPVHFIGVGEGVDDLEPFDAGDFAKAIAGFAE encoded by the coding sequence ATGGCGGAAGAAAAGAAACGCGGCCTGTTCAAGCGCCTGTTCGGCGGCAAGGGCGAGGAAACCGCGACCCCTGAAGAGCAGCTCGAAGAGCGCGTCATCGAGCAGGCGGAAGCTCCGACGGAGACCGCGCCCGAGGAGACGATCCCCGAGCCGGTCGAGGCGGAAACCGCAGAGCCTGAATCGCCCGCACCCGTCGATGAGGCTCCGGCGGAGGAAGCTCTCGCCGAAGCGGCACCCGATGTCGAAGAGCCGGCAGCAGAACCCGAAGCCGAACCCGCTCCAGCCGAAGAGCCTGCGGAAGAGCCGAAGGCGGAAAAGGTTTCCTGGTTCCAGCGCCTGAAGAAGGGCCTCGGCCGCTCGTCGCACGCGCTGACCGACGGCATCAGCTCCATCTTTCGTAAACGGAAGCTCGATGACGAGACGCTTGAGGAGCTGGAAGACATCCTCATCCAGTCCGACCTTGGCGTCGAAACCGCGATGGCGATCACCGAGCGCCTCGCCGATGGCCGCTACGACAAGGAAATCTCCGACGAGGAAGTCCGCAAGGTGCTCGCCGAAGAGGTCGAGGCGGTGCTCGAACCGGTCGCGCAGCCGCTCACCGTCGATGCCGGCCACGCGCCGCATGTGATCCTCGTCGTCGGCGTCAACGGCACCGGCAAGACAACCACCATCGGCAAGCTCGCCGCGAAGTTCCGCGCGCAAGGCCACAAGGTGATGCTGGCCGCCGGCGACACCTTCCGCGCCGCGGCCATCGAGCAGCTGAAGATCTGGGGCGACCGGGTCGGCGCGCCGGTGATTTCGCGCGATGCCGGATCCGACGCCGCCGGCCTTGTCTTCGACGCCATGCGCGAGGCCAAGGAAACCCCGACCGACGTCCTTCTGATCGACACCGCCGGACGGCTGCAGAACAAGGCCGAGCTGATGGCCGAGCTCGAAAAAGTCGTGCGCGTCATCAGGAAGCACGACGAGACCGCGCCGCACAGCGTGCTTTTGACGCTTGATGCCACCACCGGGCAGAACGCGCTCAATCAGGTCGAGATCTTCCGCGACAAGGCCGGCGTCACCGGGCTTGCCATGACCAAGCTCGACGGCACCGCGCGCGGCGGCATCCTCGTCGCCATCGCCGCCAAGCACAAGCTGCCGGTGCATTTCATCGGCGTCGGCGAAGGGGTCGACGACCTCGAACCCTTCGATGCCGGCGACTTCGCCAAGGCCATCGCCGGTTTCGCCGAATAA
- a CDS encoding tRNA (N(6)-L-threonylcarbamoyladenosine(37)-C(2))-methylthiotransferase MtaB: MAIDFLTFGCRLNTYESEVMRREAAAAGIDNAVVVNTCAVTAEAVRQARQAIRRAKRANPDARILVTGCAAQTEPATFADMDEVDLVLGNQEKLEAASWQKIADFGLDAEEKVRVGDIMAVRETAAHLVDGLEGRARAFVQVQNGCDHRCTFCIIPYGRGPSRSVPMGAAIAEIRRLVENGYNEIVLTGVDLTSYGHDLPGAPSLGSLTRRILRNVPELRRLRLSSIDSIEADDALIRAFAEEDRLMPHLHLSLQAGDNMILKRMKRRHSREDSIRFCEDMRRLRPDMVFGADLIAGFPTETDTMFANSVDLVEACGLTFLHVFPYSPRPGTPAARMPQLPRQLIKDRAALLREAGNAAFERHLTGEVGRKRSVLIERDGLGRTEHFTETSLVGGTPGDIVPVTIVGHTHSQLLAQAA; this comes from the coding sequence ATGGCTATCGATTTCCTGACCTTCGGCTGCCGGCTGAACACCTACGAATCCGAGGTGATGCGCCGCGAGGCCGCTGCCGCCGGCATCGACAACGCCGTCGTCGTCAACACCTGCGCGGTGACGGCCGAGGCCGTGCGTCAGGCGCGCCAGGCAATCCGGCGCGCCAAGCGCGCCAACCCGGACGCCCGCATTCTCGTCACCGGCTGCGCCGCGCAGACCGAGCCCGCCACTTTCGCCGACATGGACGAAGTCGATCTTGTGCTCGGCAATCAGGAAAAGCTGGAAGCGGCAAGCTGGCAAAAGATCGCCGACTTCGGCCTCGACGCCGAGGAAAAGGTCCGCGTCGGCGACATCATGGCGGTGCGCGAGACGGCGGCCCATCTGGTCGACGGACTCGAAGGCCGCGCCCGCGCCTTCGTCCAGGTCCAGAACGGCTGCGACCACCGCTGCACTTTCTGCATCATTCCCTATGGCCGCGGGCCCTCGCGCTCGGTGCCGATGGGCGCCGCCATCGCCGAGATCCGCCGCCTGGTCGAAAACGGCTACAACGAGATCGTGCTGACGGGCGTCGACCTGACCAGCTACGGCCACGACCTGCCCGGCGCGCCGAGCCTCGGGTCGCTCACCCGCCGCATCCTGCGCAACGTGCCGGAGCTGCGCCGGCTGCGCCTGTCGTCGATCGATTCCATCGAGGCCGACGACGCGCTGATCCGCGCCTTTGCCGAGGAAGACCGGCTGATGCCGCATCTCCACCTCTCGCTGCAGGCCGGCGACAACATGATCCTCAAGCGCATGAAGCGCCGCCACAGCCGCGAGGACTCAATTCGTTTCTGTGAGGATATGCGCCGGCTGCGCCCGGACATGGTGTTCGGCGCCGACCTCATCGCCGGCTTCCCCACCGAGACCGACACCATGTTCGCCAACAGCGTCGATCTGGTCGAGGCCTGTGGCCTGACCTTCCTGCACGTCTTCCCGTATTCGCCGCGCCCCGGCACGCCGGCAGCGCGCATGCCGCAGCTTCCGCGCCAGCTCATCAAGGACCGCGCCGCGCTGCTGCGCGAGGCCGGCAACGCCGCCTTCGAACGACACCTGACCGGCGAAGTCGGCCGCAAGCGCAGCGTGCTCATCGAGCGCGACGGCCTCGGCCGCACCGAACATTTCACCGAGACAAGCCTTGTCGGCGGCACACCGGGCGACATCGTCCCCGTCACCATCGTCGGCCACACCCATAGCCAGTTGTTGGCGCAGGCGGCCTGA
- a CDS encoding septation protein A translates to MTDQTNRATPSSGFKFLLDFGPLVVFFATYMLASPVTIGGETYKPLVVAGVVLAVLTVIALAVSYVRYKHIPTMPAVSGVLVVFFVTLSVILNDATFFKIKPTIVYCLFAVALLGGLAFGKYFLAKLFDGAFHLDEAGWRKLTLRWGLFFLVMAVVNEAVWRNFSEESWVTFKTFGFLPLTVIFAIAQVPLMQKHAVEQEEEDGAEG, encoded by the coding sequence ATGACCGACCAGACCAACCGCGCCACGCCGTCGTCCGGCTTCAAGTTCCTCCTGGACTTCGGCCCGCTCGTCGTCTTCTTCGCCACCTACATGCTGGCGAGCCCCGTCACCATCGGCGGCGAGACCTACAAACCGCTGGTCGTCGCCGGCGTCGTGCTTGCCGTGCTGACCGTCATCGCGCTCGCCGTCTCCTATGTGCGCTACAAGCACATCCCGACCATGCCGGCGGTGTCCGGCGTCCTCGTCGTCTTCTTCGTCACCCTGTCGGTGATCCTCAACGACGCGACCTTCTTCAAGATCAAGCCGACCATCGTCTATTGCCTGTTCGCGGTCGCGCTGCTCGGCGGCCTCGCCTTTGGCAAATACTTCCTCGCCAAGCTGTTCGATGGCGCCTTTCACCTCGACGAGGCGGGCTGGCGAAAGCTGACGCTGCGCTGGGGCCTGTTCTTCCTCGTCATGGCCGTCGTCAACGAAGCCGTCTGGCGCAATTTCTCTGAGGAAAGCTGGGTCACCTTCAAGACCTTCGGCTTCCTGCCGCTCACCGTCATCTTCGCCATCGCCCAGGTCCCGCTGATGCAGAAGCACGCGGTCGAGCAGGAAGAGGAAGACGGCGCAGAAGGCTGA